Proteins co-encoded in one Paraburkholderia edwinii genomic window:
- a CDS encoding EF-hand domain-containing protein, which produces MKKWIAMLALCFASASVFAQQSSTQNAQTQNAQTQAMPAQNAPSMQGMGMGGSAHMQQMMQQLQERFTAANTTRDGKLTKQQAQLGMPRVAQHFDQIDTQKVGYVTLPQIEQFLATQRRE; this is translated from the coding sequence ATGAAGAAGTGGATTGCGATGCTGGCGCTGTGCTTTGCATCGGCGAGCGTATTTGCGCAGCAATCGTCGACGCAAAATGCGCAGACTCAAAATGCACAGACCCAGGCGATGCCCGCGCAGAACGCGCCGTCGATGCAAGGCATGGGTATGGGCGGTTCGGCCCATATGCAACAGATGATGCAGCAATTGCAGGAGCGCTTTACGGCTGCCAACACGACGCGCGACGGCAAGCTCACGAAGCAGCAGGCGCAACTCGGCATGCCGCGTGTCGCGCAGCATTTCGACCAGATCGACACGCAAAAGGTCGGTTATGTAACACTGCCGCAGATCGAGCAGTTCCTCGCGACACAGCGGCGTGAATAG
- a CDS encoding efflux transporter outer membrane subunit — protein sequence MVGPDYRTPAPPATDSYTTTPLPDQTASAPGASGVPQHFATGEDIPAAWWSLYHCEPLDTLVRKALANSPNIASARAALRQSRENLSAQFGGSLLPRVDAQLNATREKFNGITFGQPQFTEDLNLYNSSVSVSYALDIWGGARRGVEAARSQVDYQRYQLQGAWLALTANIVTAAVKEASLRAQIEATEEIATEEASQLKVLRQQFELGGIGKTDVLTQQTLLAQTRATLPPLRQQLDQTRHQLAVLSGSPPNDPTLPEFRLAMFSLPQTLPVSVPSALVRQRPDILAADATLHQASAQIGVATANMYPQITLSASWGTQSLTPAELFRAESTVWAIGAGVLQPVFRGGQLLAEKRAAVAAYEQADAQYRQTVLLAFQNVADSLRALDHDASGLREQTDAWQSASDALDMARGQFKLGGISYLSLLVTQRQYQQTVVDLAQAQAARYADTAALFQSLGGGWWNDPLPESAAVQ from the coding sequence ATGGTCGGTCCCGATTACCGCACACCGGCGCCGCCCGCAACCGACAGCTACACGACCACACCGTTACCGGATCAAACCGCATCGGCGCCGGGCGCGTCGGGCGTGCCGCAGCACTTCGCAACGGGTGAAGACATCCCGGCCGCATGGTGGTCGCTGTACCACTGCGAGCCGCTCGATACGCTGGTTCGCAAAGCGCTCGCGAACAGTCCGAATATCGCGTCGGCGCGCGCCGCGCTGCGCCAGTCACGCGAGAACCTCAGCGCGCAGTTCGGCGGCTCGCTGCTGCCGCGCGTCGACGCGCAACTGAACGCGACGCGCGAGAAATTCAACGGCATCACGTTCGGCCAGCCGCAGTTCACCGAAGATCTGAACCTGTACAACTCGTCGGTTAGCGTGTCGTATGCGCTCGACATCTGGGGCGGTGCGCGCCGCGGCGTCGAAGCGGCGCGCTCGCAGGTCGACTATCAGCGCTACCAGTTGCAGGGGGCATGGCTCGCGCTGACTGCGAACATCGTCACCGCGGCGGTCAAGGAAGCGTCGCTGCGCGCGCAGATCGAGGCGACCGAAGAAATCGCGACGGAAGAAGCCTCGCAGCTCAAGGTGCTGCGACAGCAGTTCGAGCTCGGCGGCATCGGCAAAACGGACGTGCTCACGCAGCAGACGCTGCTCGCGCAAACCCGCGCGACGCTGCCGCCGCTGCGGCAACAGCTCGATCAGACTCGCCATCAGCTCGCGGTGCTGTCGGGCAGTCCGCCGAACGATCCGACACTGCCCGAGTTCCGTCTCGCGATGTTCTCGCTGCCGCAGACGCTGCCGGTCAGCGTGCCGTCCGCGCTGGTCCGGCAGCGGCCCGATATTCTCGCGGCCGACGCGACGCTGCATCAGGCCAGCGCGCAGATCGGCGTCGCGACCGCGAACATGTATCCGCAGATCACGCTGTCGGCGAGCTGGGGCACGCAGTCGCTGACACCCGCCGAACTGTTCCGCGCCGAAAGCACGGTATGGGCTATTGGCGCGGGCGTGCTGCAGCCGGTTTTCCGCGGCGGCCAGCTGCTCGCGGAAAAGCGCGCGGCCGTGGCCGCGTACGAGCAGGCCGATGCGCAATACCGTCAAACCGTGTTGTTAGCGTTCCAGAACGTGGCGGATTCGCTGCGCGCGCTTGATCACGATGCAAGCGGCCTGCGCGAGCAGACCGACGCGTGGCAATCGGCCAGCGACGCGCTCGATATGGCGCGCGGCCAGTTCAAGCTCGGCGGCATCAGCTATCTGTCGCTGCTCGTGACGCAGCGCCAGTATCAGCAGACCGTGGTCGACCTCGCGCAGGCGCAGGCGGCGCGCTACGCGGATACCGCCGCGCTCTTCCAGTCGCTCGGCGGCGGCTGGTGGAACGATCCGCTGCCGGAATCAGCCGCGGTGCAATGA
- a CDS encoding DUF3313 family protein codes for MRLTLLTLQTLFMRSKMRTASLIVGAVLVVPFALHCGAARADYLIPDSVQLTPVAQFPGTKGYMAPDYAAQRARLHSVYLVPVEVFLAPDSPYKGIDPEEMAQVTRTFAQILTQEVIKDMTVVDTPQPDSLILQIALTDVRLEKQGFRLRNLTPVGVAINGVKRVAGISKISFKTMTVQAIGASGDNETLLFAIDNPPRPGDVQESVRLDEIPKVLATKARNLRAVFQTIRDAH; via the coding sequence ATGCGACTAACGCTACTGACCCTGCAAACGCTGTTCATGCGATCGAAGATGCGCACGGCATCGCTTATCGTCGGCGCGGTGCTGGTCGTGCCGTTTGCATTGCATTGCGGCGCCGCGCGCGCCGACTATCTGATACCGGACAGCGTGCAACTCACGCCCGTTGCGCAATTCCCCGGCACGAAGGGCTACATGGCGCCCGATTACGCCGCGCAGCGCGCCCGGCTGCACAGCGTCTACCTGGTGCCGGTCGAAGTATTTCTCGCACCGGATTCGCCGTACAAAGGCATCGACCCCGAAGAAATGGCGCAGGTCACGCGTACCTTCGCGCAAATCCTGACGCAGGAAGTGATAAAGGACATGACGGTGGTCGATACGCCGCAACCCGATTCGCTGATCCTGCAGATCGCACTGACCGACGTGCGCCTTGAAAAGCAGGGCTTCCGCCTGCGCAACCTGACGCCGGTCGGCGTCGCGATCAATGGCGTGAAACGCGTCGCGGGCATCAGCAAGATCTCGTTCAAGACGATGACCGTGCAGGCGATCGGCGCATCGGGCGACAACGAGACGCTGCTGTTCGCCATCGACAATCCGCCGCGGCCCGGCGACGTGCAGGAATCAGTGCGGCTCGACGAAATACCGAAAGTGCTGGCGACGAAAGCGCGAAACCTGCGGGCCGTGTTCCAGACGATACGCGATGCGCACTAG
- a CDS encoding efflux RND transporter periplasmic adaptor subunit produces the protein MTKRMIIMLICVLLLLGAIVGFNLFKAHMIAKFMASNALPPATVTATVAKYQTWQPQLTAVGSLRAVRGVDVTTEVPGLVREIAFSSGQDVKAGQVLVRLNDDSDVALLHSLQAAAELAQTVYKRDKAQFDIQAIAKAQLDADAADLKAKTAQVAQQAALVEKKTIRAPFAGRVGITTVNPGQYLNPGDAIVTLQAIDPIYADFYLPQQQLGQLAVGQQIAIDINAFDGRTFSGKIRSINPRVDNTTRNVQIEATVDNRERKLLPGMYANVKIDAGGEQRYLTLPQTAITYNPYGATVFVVKPGDKADAQGKTMPVAQQVFVTPGPTRGDQVAILKGVEADMQVVTSGQLKLKNGTPLVIDNRVQPADSPNPQPQEQ, from the coding sequence ATGACGAAGCGCATGATCATCATGCTGATCTGCGTCTTGCTGCTGCTTGGCGCGATTGTCGGCTTCAATCTGTTCAAGGCGCACATGATCGCGAAGTTCATGGCGTCCAACGCACTGCCGCCCGCCACGGTCACCGCGACCGTGGCGAAATACCAGACGTGGCAGCCGCAGCTTACGGCGGTCGGCAGCCTGCGCGCGGTGCGCGGCGTCGACGTGACGACCGAAGTGCCGGGCCTCGTGCGCGAGATCGCGTTCTCGTCGGGACAAGACGTGAAAGCGGGCCAGGTGCTCGTGCGTCTGAACGACGATTCGGACGTCGCGCTGCTGCATTCGCTGCAGGCCGCGGCCGAGCTCGCGCAAACGGTCTATAAGCGCGACAAGGCGCAGTTCGACATCCAGGCGATCGCCAAGGCGCAGCTCGACGCGGACGCGGCGGACCTGAAAGCCAAAACCGCGCAGGTTGCGCAGCAGGCGGCGCTCGTCGAAAAGAAGACGATCCGCGCGCCGTTCGCGGGCCGCGTCGGCATCACGACGGTGAATCCGGGCCAGTATCTGAATCCGGGCGATGCAATCGTCACGCTGCAGGCCATCGATCCGATCTATGCGGACTTCTATCTGCCGCAGCAGCAGTTAGGCCAGCTCGCGGTCGGCCAGCAGATCGCAATCGATATCAACGCGTTCGATGGCCGCACCTTCAGCGGCAAGATCCGCTCGATCAACCCGCGCGTCGACAACACGACGCGCAATGTGCAGATCGAAGCGACCGTCGACAACCGCGAGCGCAAGCTGTTGCCCGGCATGTACGCGAACGTGAAGATCGATGCGGGCGGCGAACAGCGATATCTGACGCTGCCGCAAACGGCGATCACGTACAACCCGTACGGCGCGACGGTCTTCGTCGTGAAGCCCGGCGACAAAGCGGACGCACAAGGCAAGACCATGCCGGTCGCGCAGCAGGTGTTCGTCACGCCCGGGCCGACGCGCGGCGACCAGGTCGCGATTCTGAAGGGCGTCGAAGCGGACATGCAGGTCGTGACGAGCGGACAGCTGAAGCTGAAGAACGGCACGCCGCTCGTGATCGACAACCGCGTGCAGCCGGCCGACAGCCCGAATCCGCAGCCTCAGGAACAATAA